A region of Stigmatopora nigra isolate UIUO_SnigA chromosome 6, RoL_Snig_1.1, whole genome shotgun sequence DNA encodes the following proteins:
- the LOC144198349 gene encoding general transcription factor II-I repeat domain-containing protein 2A-like, producing the protein MMAAFAKANLPIAKLTAIATDGAPAMIGSVNGLVGLCQADQTFPGFWNFHCIIHREQLVSKSLNLDNVMKPVMEIVNYIRTHALNHRQFKNLIAALDQGLPGDLPLHCTVRWLSKGQVLSRFFELLDAVKLFMEEKDKDYPVLSDLEWIMDLAFLVDMLCHLDRLNLTLQATSAALNKQRARYATLVENLHESFVARFRDLQLKRPQITFLVDPFNAETDCLKALLVTDEAAAELEMIDLCEEDQLKPALREGTIEFWKSVPMEKYPNVKQAPLKILSMFGSTYVCESVFSTLKHVKSKHRSVLTDTHVKELLRVATTEYKPDLKRIVQGKECQKSH; encoded by the exons ATGATGGCTGCATTTGCGAAAGCAAATCTGCCAATAGCAAAACTAACTGCAATAGCCACGGATGGAGCGCCAGCCATGATCGGATCTGTTAACGGGCTGGTGGGGCTGTGCCAAGCTGACCAAACATTTCCCGGGTTTTGGAATTTCCACTGCATCATCCACAGGGAGCAACTCGTgtctaaatcattgaatttagaCAACGTCATGAAGCCTGTGATGGAAATTGTCAACTACATCCGCACACATGCGCTTAACCACAGGCAATTCAAGAATCTCATCGCTGCACTGGACCAAGGGCTTCCAGGTGACTTGCCGCTGCACTGCACTGTGAGGTGGCTATCAAAAGGCCAGGTACTCTCTCGCTTCTTTGAGCTTTTGGATGCCGTGAAACTGTTCATGGAAGAGAAGGACAAGGACTATCCCGTGCTCTCGGACCTCGAGTGGATTATGGATCTGGCCTTTTTGGTCGACATGCTGTGTCACTTGGACAGACTGAACCTGACCTTGCAGG CCACTAGCGCCGCCTTGAataagcaaagagccagatatgcAACACTGGTTGAAAACCTGCACGAAAGCTTTGTGGCCCGGTTCCGTGATCTACAACTGAAAAGGCCACAGATTACGTTTCTCGTCGACCCATTTAATGCTGAGACGGACTGTCTGAAAGCCCTGCTGGTCACAGATGAGGCTGCGGCTGAGTTGGAGATGATCGATCTTTGTGAGGAGGATCAACTGAAACCTGCCTTAAGAGAAGGGACCATTGAGTTCTGGAAAAGTGTGCCAATGGAAAAATACCCCAATGTTAAACAGGCTCCGCTTAAGATACTGTCAATGTTTGGGTCAACATACGTCTGCGAGTCTGTATTTTCTACCCTAAAACACGTGAAATCAAAGCATCGATCGGTTCTGACTGACACCCATGTGAAAGAATTGCTTCGAGTGGCAACAACAGAATACAAGCCAGATTTGAAGAGGATTGTTCAAGGCAAGGAATGCCAGAAGTCGCACTAA
- the LOC144197735 gene encoding general transcription factor II-I repeat domain-containing protein 2A-like has product MMAAFAKANLPIAKLTAIATDGAPAMIGSVNGLVGLCQADQTFPGFWNFHCIIHREQLVSKSLNLDNVMKPVMEIVNYIRTHALNHRQFKNLIAALDQGLPGDLPLHCTVRWLSKGQVLSRFFELLDAVKLFMEEKDKDYPVLSDLEWIMDLAFLVDMLCHLDRLNLTLQATSAALNKQRARYATLVENLHESFVARFRDLQLKRPQITFLVDPFNAETDCLKALLVTDEAAAELEMIDLCEEDQLKPALREGTINQSETKSHIFYCY; this is encoded by the exons ATGATGGCTGCATTTGCGAAAGCAAATCTGCCAATAGCAAAACTAACTGCAATAGCCACGGATGGAGCGCCAGCCATGATCGGATCTGTTAACGGGCTGGTGGGGCTGTGCCAAGCTGACCAAACATTTCCCGGGTTTTGGAATTTCCACTGCATCATCCACAGGGAGCAACTCGTgtctaaatcattgaatttagaCAACGTCATGAAGCCTGTGATGGAAATTGTCAACTACATCCGCACACATGCGCTTAACCACAGGCAATTCAAGAATCTCATCGCTGCACTGGACCAAGGGCTTCCAGGTGACTTGCCGCTGCACTGCACTGTGAGGTGGCTATCAAAAGGCCAGGTACTCTCTCGCTTCTTTGAGCTTTTGGATGCCGTGAAACTGTTCATGGAAGAGAAGGACAAGGACTATCCCGTGCTCTCGGACCTCGAGTGGATTATGGATCTGGCCTTTTTGGTCGACATGCTGTGTCACTTGGACAGACTGAACCTGACCTTGCAGG CCACTAGCGCCGCCTTGAataagcaaagagccagatatgcAACACTGGTTGAAAACCTGCACGAAAGCTTTGTGGCCCGGTTCCGTGATCTACAACTGAAAAGGCCACAGATTACGTTTCTCGTCGACCCATTTAATGCTGAGACGGACTGTCTGAAAGCCCTGCTGGTCACAGATGAGGCTGCGGCTGAGTTGGAGATGATCGATCTTTGTGAGGAGGATCAACTGAAACCTGCCTTAAGAGAAGGGACCAttaaccagtcagagaccaagagccacattttttactgt tactaa